Proteins encoded together in one Candidatus Zymogenus saltonus window:
- a CDS encoding tetratricopeptide repeat protein, with protein sequence MHRKKLLTILVIFVLILVNNICFAEEWREWAKKGNDYYRKFKWAEALECYNKSLAIHTTINNLFNRAFVYQYLGEYEKALNEWDEIIPLIPDNPYVYGNKAEVLIELGRTKEAINEFERALSHNPNEDAKLEYMGTIKYLSGEIEEAIEYYNKSLAIREGNYVLFLLGKTYCSQGEYGKAFIYYEKSCSKGEYKGCKAYEELENKLK encoded by the coding sequence ATGCATAGAAAGAAGCTTTTAACCATTTTAGTAATATTTGTACTTATTTTAGTAAATAACATATGCTTTGCCGAAGAATGGAGAGAATGGGCCAAAAAAGGGAATGATTATTACCGTAAGTTTAAATGGGCAGAAGCACTTGAATGCTATAATAAATCATTAGCTATTCACACTACTATAAATAACCTATTTAACAGGGCTTTTGTCTACCAATATTTGGGAGAATACGAGAAAGCTCTAAATGAATGGGATGAAATAATTCCTTTAATCCCGGATAATCCTTATGTTTATGGAAATAAAGCTGAAGTTTTAATTGAATTAGGCAGGACTAAAGAAGCAATAAATGAATTTGAACGTGCACTGAGTCATAATCCTAATGAGGACGCTAAACTTGAATATATGGGAACTATAAAATATTTATCTGGTGAAATTGAAGAAGCCATTGAATATTATAATAAGTCCTTAGCAATTAGAGAAGGAAATTATGTTTTATTTCTACTTGGTAAAACATATTGTTCACAAGGTGAATATGGTAAAGCTTTTATATATTATGAAAAATCCTGTAGTAAAGGAGAGTATAAAGGTTGCAAAGCATATGAAGAACTTGAAAATAAGCTAAAATAG
- a CDS encoding TetR/AcrR family transcriptional regulator, which yields MKRRARTIEDKRAKGEKILKVAKELFFDKGYYGTTIEMITDQAGVSIGTFYFYYKNKIEIYKALQDEGLDILLEMIDGVVSRPGLSAKEKLYELAHAYLKYYREHREYFDIIAILSATPDELKETDTELSGIINTKAFNVLKKIEGVLNEGVENGEFVPLDTWKATSVFWGLMDGLVLLEERDNVVNVIGFSLDELIRQALEMSFHGIMKK from the coding sequence ATGAAGCGGCGCGCAAGGACGATAGAGGACAAGAGGGCAAAGGGCGAGAAGATACTCAAGGTGGCCAAGGAGCTCTTCTTCGACAAGGGCTACTACGGCACCACGATAGAGATGATCACAGATCAAGCCGGAGTGAGCATAGGGACCTTCTACTTCTACTACAAGAACAAGATCGAGATCTACAAGGCGTTGCAGGACGAGGGGCTCGATATTCTGCTGGAGATGATCGACGGGGTGGTATCCCGGCCGGGCTTAAGCGCCAAAGAGAAGCTCTACGAGCTTGCCCATGCCTATCTTAAATATTACAGGGAGCACAGGGAGTACTTCGACATCATCGCTATCTTAAGCGCCACGCCGGACGAGCTGAAGGAGACCGACACCGAGCTGAGCGGCATCATAAACACCAAGGCGTTCAACGTGCTCAAGAAGATCGAGGGTGTGCTCAACGAGGGCGTTGAAAACGGCGAATTCGTCCCCCTCGACACCTGGAAGGCGACGAGCGTCTTCTGGGGCCTGATGGACGGCCTGGTCCTGCTCGAGGAGCGCGACAACGTCGTCAACGTGATCGGGTTCAGCCTGGACGAGCTGATTCGCCAAGCCCTCGAGATGTCGTTTCACGGGATAATGAAGAAGTGA
- a CDS encoding iron-containing alcohol dehydrogenase, whose translation MVLPFTFTPMPHIYFGRGSIQKIGDISAKFGGSVLLITGGGSLKRTGKFDVITKVIGQKKIEYVHTSVSGEPSPGLVDETVLEFKDKRIDAVLAVGGGSVMDFGKAVSAMLILGGREGVSVVEFLEGIGNRSHDGSKLHFIAVPTTSGTGSEATKNAVLSEIGGNGFKKSIRHDNFVPDAAVIDPELMLSCPPDVTAACGMDALTQLLESYFSTKASPMTDALAMSGIEAVGKSLIPAAIESPDDLDAREGMAYGALVSGITLANAGLGLVHGVASFVGGFFDIPHGVVCANLMGPAMKETLEALNRDGRDGAVDEEVRRRALKKFAVAGAALDGKRISKENAKENAKENAKENAKENETDYFSRLLVDRIYELVELLKIPRFGEYGITEGDVEKIASVAENKNNPVSLSKDVIARVIRERL comes from the coding sequence ATGGTTTTACCATTCACATTCACGCCGATGCCCCATATCTACTTCGGAAGGGGCTCGATACAAAAGATCGGCGATATTTCGGCGAAATTCGGCGGCTCCGTGCTCCTGATCACCGGCGGCGGCTCGCTGAAGCGAACGGGGAAGTTCGATGTGATAACAAAGGTCATTGGCCAAAAAAAGATCGAGTACGTCCATACCTCGGTTAGCGGCGAGCCGTCGCCTGGCCTGGTCGATGAAACCGTTTTGGAATTCAAGGACAAGCGGATAGACGCCGTTCTTGCCGTAGGGGGCGGGAGCGTCATGGATTTCGGAAAGGCGGTCTCGGCAATGTTGATATTGGGGGGGAGGGAAGGCGTCTCCGTGGTCGAGTTCCTCGAGGGGATAGGAAACAGGAGCCACGACGGGAGCAAACTCCACTTTATCGCCGTTCCGACCACCTCGGGGACGGGGAGCGAGGCGACAAAAAACGCAGTCCTGAGCGAGATAGGCGGGAATGGATTCAAGAAGTCGATAAGGCACGACAACTTCGTTCCCGATGCGGCGGTGATCGATCCCGAGCTCATGCTTTCCTGCCCGCCCGACGTAACCGCGGCGTGCGGGATGGACGCCTTAACCCAGCTCCTGGAATCGTATTTCTCCACCAAGGCAAGCCCTATGACCGACGCCCTGGCGATGAGCGGGATCGAGGCGGTCGGAAAGAGCCTAATTCCTGCGGCGATCGAGTCCCCCGATGACCTCGATGCGAGGGAGGGGATGGCCTACGGGGCGCTTGTATCGGGGATAACCCTCGCCAATGCTGGGTTGGGTCTCGTGCACGGCGTCGCATCTTTTGTCGGCGGATTTTTCGACATCCCCCACGGCGTTGTCTGCGCGAACCTCATGGGACCCGCCATGAAGGAGACCCTTGAGGCGTTAAATCGAGATGGGCGAGATGGGGCTGTTGACGAGGAAGTAAGGAGAAGGGCGCTCAAGAAGTTCGCCGTTGCCGGGGCGGCCCTCGACGGAAAGCGTATATCGAAAGAAAACGCGAAAGAAAACGCGAAAGAAAACGCAAAAGAAAACGCGAAAGAAAACGAGACCGACTATTTTTCACGCCTCCTCGTGGACAGGATCTACGAGCTTGTGGAACTGCTAAAAATCCCCCGTTTCGGCGAGTACGGGATAACGGAAGGGGATGTCGAGAAGATAGCATCGGTGGCCGAGAACAAGAACAACCCCGTGTCCCTCTCAAAAGATGTCATCGCGAGAGTAATTCGCGAGAGGTTGTAG